The genomic DNA ctcactgccagccattttagagcattttgactgatcttTTAagattttgtactatgactatgtgaaaccagattctgaaagaatagactcctttcagaatcagaatcagaatcaactttattgaccaagtaatgtatgttatacacacgaggaatttgacttggtgaactgtgctctctctaatagtgtaaacattaaataacaatcaactagaaaaaaaaaaatcaaaaatataaacagttgttagactaatatgtgcaaaactaaataaaataacaagataataataaaatataataagataatagtgcagtagtgcattgatgagtagtgcaggtgaacatttaaattaaatagtatgtacatgaacattcccAGTGACAGATTTATCCagggttatgtttagttccatggttatttcacagaaacaggtctgacactctttgactgttcagagttgatcagagtgacagcctgggggaagaaactgtttttatggcgggttgttttggcatacagtgatctgtagcgtctgccggaggggaggagtttaaacagattgtgtgcagggtgtgaagggtctgcagtgatgttacctgaccatttcctgaccctggacaggtataagtcttggatggagggcagatcgacaccaatgatcttttctgcagtcctgattattcGTTGTAGtttcatcagtaaaaaaaatggtttctggcttgtttcgagattccataatcagcagttgaatcaTAGGCATAAAGTACAGGGGGGTTACATCCTCCAAATATTCTAATCTAACTAATTTAACCCTTCCAATATTGTTGTCCAAACATAAATTCCAAAACATTCTATTAAAAATTTCCTACATTGATGCGTTATGTATTTTACAACCATTTAATGACAAAATATGTATCATTAACTACCCACAGATTTATGCCCTTGAGCTCGGGACCCCGACTCAGGATCTCGGGCAGGATCCAATCAGTCCGAGTCGGTCGGAAAGATGTTTTAAAAGGCGGCGCCCTCCATTAGAGGTAAACAATCGCTTTCTCCTCAACTTTTATGTGCCGTCAAGATTCCCACCACTGGTGCGTTAGAGTCCTAACTTTCGTTTTCTCCCTTTTCTCTTAATTTTATTGTACCActatttttaactattttttacttgttcatgAGGCTCAAAAGATGCCAGAATGCAGGAAATTGCAtgcattttgttgattttttttaatgggagaGGACCCTCAGACCTCGCtaagaaaacaggctttttgtgaagaaaaaaaaaaaaaaccttttcgaGCAGAACAGTGACTTTGAGACtaatgtttttttgctttaatgacacctcaaacatctgaagattggtttccttctgtaaaaaaacaaaaacaacactgagactgggcttttgatggcaaaactattattattttgcaaaaatacaacaatgtaAACTTTTGCATTCGACAAAAATATATGAACTTATTTACAGGTACGtatgtgtattgtgtgtgtgtgtgtgtgtgtgtacccctATACTGAATAGTTCAGCTTAGTGTGATAAGCTGTAAAACATTCTCCTGCGTGCAAGGGGACACAACATGCCTTGCAGTAAAGTCGTGTCTCACTGCGCTTTCCCTTGCGTGCACAGACCCTACACCTCCTCACTGGTTTTGACTTCCTCGTGGTGGACACCAGGTGTTCAAGTTTGTGTCTCCCTATCTGTCCATCCAGCCtactatctgggtcagagttgtatgGTGCCCTTGCAGTATCTTGGCCTTCCTGCAAGTTCCCACCCCCCTCAGTCCCCACAcctgcaacttcctcctcctttaCCACATGCCGCTTAGCCGTCCAGGACTTCACTACACTGCGCATGAACTCCAAGAGGGTTTTACACTCCCCATGGTGTCTGGCTTTGTAGAGGACAAATGCGTTAAACATGCATATTTGGAACAGATAAGCAACAAACTTCTTGGACCAGTTCAGCGACCTCCGGATGTAGGGGTAGTAAGCAACATTTTGGTCCAACTTATCCACCCCATTCATAAAGGCGTTGTATGCAACTACACATTCTGGATTGAACTGAGGAACCTTGCATTTCTGTCCTTTCTGCAACTGCATCATTCCCTCATCAATACAAATACTTCTTCCTGGCAGGTACATCTCTCTGACCTTTTCCATAATGTAGTCTAACACTGGGCGaactttgtacattttgtcaGTTGCATCCTGtgattcattattattgtaatgaaGGAACTTCCAAATAATTTGAAATCTGTTCCTTGACATGGTCTGAGTGAAATAGGGTGTTGCATCAACCTCATCCACACTCCAGTACAGTACAAGGCTTGGCTTTTTGACATAACCTGTGAGAAAAGAAAGTCCAAAGAAAGTTTTAAGTTCTGCGACTGACACTGGACTCCAAGCATTACCTCTGCTATGTGGCTGACTGCCAGGACGTGCCTTGAAATACTGAGTGGCATACAGGTTTGTCTGATCAACAATAAGTTGGAGCAGCTCGTCAGTCAGGAACAGCTCCAGGAAGTTGGCTGGCACGTCGGAATCCGGCTGTGCGGCAGCGTTCCGGGGTCCAGAGGTTGCAGTGCAGGGTATCTCATTTGGCTGCAAGTCTGTTTGATACCGGCCAGAGTCCTGCCCACAATCTCTGCTGGATGCTCGAGCTGTTaattatagaaatatatacaattatcattattattattttttttttttgctgcagtgtGATGTGAAGACAGACATATTTCTTACCTTTCTTCTTAGCTCTGCCAACAGGAGTGGGATCTCTGCTGGATGCACAATCTGTAAATTGAAAATTGTTTCACATCAGCAACAGATTTTACAGCAGCCTATTTGAACGTAATGGGACAAAATGGCGTTTCATGTGGCGTACACTGAAGGAGGGTGATCTCTTTGATGTTGGGACCGCTTTTATCTCTCAAACCACGCTAGCAATAGTAATAAAAGTTAGCTAGCTAGCAAGTTAGcaaatcaaatcaatctttaGATATAAAGCAAGTTAGTTTTTACCTCCTTCATGTCTTTCTAGAGCATCTGGGGACGACACTCTGCTGCTCCAGGTTGTCCCAGGCAGCAGCCATTCATCAGAAGAATCTGGATCAGGTTCGCTGAATCCATCCGACTCAGATTCGTCAGAGAAGCTGGGCTTTGAAGAAATGCGGCGTCGTGAAACACGCCGAGTCTCACCGCTTGGCCCGGGTTGTTGATTGTCTTCTCCCACgatcgcgacactctcaatagttgACGTAGGTCTACACATGCTCTGCTCCTGGAATGGAAAAAGGACATCATATGATGAAGACAAGATGTTCTCTGTGTAAAATTATGTGACCACCATGACTGTTTGACTGTTCTGTGAGGGGTAAATCTATTCATGAAAGGATTTTAGTCAAATA from Gouania willdenowi chromosome 4, fGouWil2.1, whole genome shotgun sequence includes the following:
- the LOC114461463 gene encoding uncharacterized protein LOC114461463, whose product is MEQFRAPSPLSLTANPADNWCSWEQSFRRYIAASGEKDEKAKIDILLHTIGEDALELYNTLTVRGEGDELTMEDVLQAFKDHCCPQRNVVFERVQYWSHQRTAGTSVNTFMTELRQKSKHCEFGIIENDMLRDKLVLSITDSDLKKRLIQERRLTLYRAIEICRATEEEKTLLQAIETEHGVQEVPVDSEMKIILPDKSLHHNTSRRSGSQSVPNTDENKKLVMAAFMPKVHLHRLHLQQSSVTNCVFSERKNVEQLLPERLHIKEEPEMISEGQEENQLCVQQETNSAACSVKCEDEEEKPQASQLHWRQITEFNIKEEPSTIQLVESLLQEQSMCRPTSTIESVAIVGEDNQQPGPSGETRRVSRRRISSKPSFSDESESDGFSEPDPDSSDEWLLPGTTWSSRVSSPDALERHEGDCASSRDPTPVGRAKKKARASSRDCGQDSGRYQTDLQPNEIPCTATSGPRNAAAQPDSDVPANFLELFLTDELLQLIVDQTNLYATQYFKARPGSQPHSRGNAWSPVSVAELKTFFGLSFLTGYVKKPSLVLYWSVDEVDATPYFTQTMSRNRFQIIWKFLHYNNNESQDATDKMYKVRPVLDYIMEKVREMYLPGRSICIDEGMMQLQKGQKCKVPQFNPECVVAYNAFMNGVDKLDQNVAYYPYIRRSLNWSKKFVAYLFQICMFNAFVLYKARHHGECKTLLEFMRSVVKSWTAKRHVVKEEEVAGVGTEGGGNLQEGQDTARAPYNSDPDSRLDGQIGRHKLEHLVSTTRKSKPVRRCRVCARKGKRSETRLYCKACCVPLHAGECFTAYHTKLNYSV